In Burkholderia sp. NRF60-BP8, a single window of DNA contains:
- a CDS encoding sigma-54-dependent transcriptional regulator, giving the protein MANRLQVIYIEDDALVRRASVQSLQLAGFDVAGFESAEAAEKAIVADTAGAIVSDIRLPGASGLDVLAQCRERVPDVPVILVTGHGDISMAVQAMRDGAYDFIEKPFAAERLIETVRRALERRELVLENHALRRELAGQNVVAPRIIGRSPAIEQVRKLIANVAPTDASVLINGDTGAGKELIARSLHELSPRRDKPFIAVNCGALPEPMFESEMFGYEPGAFTGAAKRRVGKLEYASGGTLFLDEIESMPLALQVKLLRVLQDGVLERLGSNQPIRVNCRVVAAAKGDMSELVAAGTFRRDLLYRLNVVTIALPPLAERREDIVPLFEHFMLDAAVRYGRPAPVLTDRQRASLMQRDWPGNVRELRNAADRFVLGVADVPQQTGAADDADNDQTLKERIEQFERAVIAQALNQTGGAVAATADRLHVGKATLYEKMKRYGLSAKGETER; this is encoded by the coding sequence ATGGCCAACCGGCTGCAAGTGATCTATATCGAAGACGATGCGCTCGTGCGCCGGGCGAGCGTGCAGAGCCTTCAACTGGCGGGCTTCGACGTCGCCGGCTTCGAGTCGGCCGAAGCGGCCGAGAAGGCGATCGTCGCGGATACCGCCGGCGCGATCGTCAGCGACATCCGGCTGCCCGGCGCGAGCGGGCTCGACGTGCTCGCGCAGTGCCGCGAGCGCGTGCCCGACGTGCCGGTGATCCTCGTCACCGGTCACGGCGACATCTCGATGGCCGTGCAGGCGATGCGCGACGGCGCCTACGACTTCATCGAAAAGCCGTTCGCGGCCGAGCGCCTGATCGAGACGGTGCGCCGCGCGCTCGAGCGCCGCGAGCTCGTGCTCGAGAACCACGCGCTGCGGCGCGAGCTGGCCGGGCAGAACGTCGTTGCGCCGCGCATCATCGGCCGCAGCCCCGCGATCGAGCAGGTGCGCAAGCTGATCGCGAACGTCGCGCCGACCGACGCGTCGGTCCTGATCAACGGCGACACGGGCGCCGGCAAGGAGCTGATCGCACGCAGCCTGCACGAGTTGTCGCCGCGCCGCGACAAGCCGTTCATCGCCGTGAACTGCGGCGCGCTGCCCGAGCCGATGTTCGAGTCGGAGATGTTCGGCTACGAGCCCGGCGCGTTCACCGGCGCCGCGAAGCGGCGCGTCGGCAAGCTCGAATACGCGTCCGGCGGCACGCTGTTCCTCGACGAAATCGAAAGCATGCCGCTCGCGTTGCAGGTGAAGCTGCTGCGCGTGCTGCAGGACGGCGTGCTGGAGCGGCTCGGCTCGAACCAGCCGATCCGCGTGAACTGCCGCGTGGTCGCCGCCGCGAAGGGCGACATGAGCGAGCTCGTCGCGGCCGGCACGTTCCGGCGCGACCTGCTGTACCGGCTCAACGTCGTGACGATCGCGTTGCCGCCGCTCGCCGAGCGCCGCGAGGACATCGTGCCGCTGTTCGAACACTTCATGCTCGATGCGGCCGTGCGCTACGGCCGGCCCGCGCCGGTGCTGACCGACCGGCAGCGCGCGAGCCTGATGCAGCGCGACTGGCCGGGCAACGTGCGCGAGCTGCGCAACGCCGCCGACCGCTTCGTGCTCGGCGTGGCCGACGTGCCGCAGCAAACGGGCGCCGCCGACGACGCCGACAACGACCAGACGCTGAAGGAGCGCATCGAGCAATTCGAGCGCGCGGTGATCGCCCAGGCGCTGAACCAGACGGGCGGCGCGGTCGCGGCAACGGCCGACCGGCTGCATGTCGGCAAGGCGACGCTGTACGAGAAGATGAAGCGTTACGGGCTGTCGGCGAAAGGCGAAACCGAGCGCTGA
- a CDS encoding peroxiredoxin family protein, with the protein MNTTPSTRRSAGPVRYLAAAAVVAAIAVAGFFAFNGKSSVPDATFTLLSGQKVSTAGDLKGKVYLVNFWATSCATCMQEMPQMVDTYNRFKGQGLEFVAVAMNYDPPMYVANYAQTRQLPFKVALDDGSVAKQFGNVQLTPTTFVVDKDGKILKRYVGAPQFAELDALLKKALDGNAA; encoded by the coding sequence ATGAACACCACGCCTTCCACCCGCCGCAGTGCCGGCCCCGTCCGCTACCTCGCCGCGGCCGCCGTCGTCGCGGCGATCGCCGTCGCCGGCTTCTTCGCGTTCAACGGCAAGTCCAGCGTGCCGGACGCCACCTTCACGCTGCTGTCGGGCCAGAAGGTCTCGACCGCCGGCGACCTGAAGGGCAAGGTCTATCTCGTGAACTTCTGGGCGACGAGCTGCGCGACCTGCATGCAGGAAATGCCGCAGATGGTCGACACCTACAATCGCTTCAAGGGTCAGGGGCTGGAATTCGTCGCGGTCGCGATGAACTACGATCCGCCGATGTACGTCGCGAATTACGCGCAGACGCGCCAGTTGCCGTTCAAGGTCGCGCTCGACGACGGCAGCGTCGCGAAGCAGTTCGGCAACGTGCAACTCACGCCGACGACCTTCGTCGTCGACAAGGACGGCAAGATCCTGAAGCGCTACGTCGGCGCGCCGCAATTCGCGGAGCTCGACGCGCTGCTCAAGAAGGCGCTCGACGGCAACGCGGCCTGA
- a CDS encoding sensor histidine kinase, with amino-acid sequence MNEQAAARPAGRAARGGRGIGAEAYDTIGDPHRQEASTVTRRLLILVVLAAALVAACALTWTITWQRGVAELQRNAAVRVERTTNALKSTLDRYESLPYLLGSHPYVQDLLAEPKRGDYTARVNRYLEDLNEHAHATVTYVIGADGLCVAASNWRAPDSFVGIEYRFRPYFLDAMNGRVGRFFGIGTISRDPGYYISQPVWRDGKIAGVVVVKLNLEWFQGADASEPLVVVDDHGVVFLSSVPAWKYHTLRPLTGPVAASIYETRQYAQQPVTPLPLRVEQTLGADAEIVRLGAGRRAPRFLASKRRIGEPDWLLVTLAPIAPIDADARNATIVTGFGFVSVALLAFYWRMRRARVREMIRGRALLQQAYAELNRRVEERTADLSEANERLQKEVGDRIRAEQELRAAHDELIQASKLAALGQMAAGITHELNQPLAALRSFSDNTRVLLDRGEQAAARENLEAIAALTERMGKITNQLKLFVGRAKPRNEQALVVRALRSVLSLLDERLRGVALTLTLHDATVSPAHDAPLDLARDYPELVARCEDLRLEQVLINLLGNALDAVAGVAAPAIEVTIAVSAATLAVEVRDNGCGIAPDLLPRLFEPFFTTKEMGRGLGLGLAISSSIASDAGGALTARNAPSGGALFVLTLRRARTHHPDSVSEPAGSH; translated from the coding sequence ATGAACGAGCAGGCGGCGGCACGGCCCGCCGGCCGTGCGGCCCGCGGCGGCCGGGGTATCGGGGCGGAGGCCTATGACACAATAGGCGATCCGCATCGTCAGGAAGCCTCGACCGTGACGCGCCGCCTGCTCATCCTCGTCGTGCTCGCCGCCGCGCTCGTCGCGGCGTGCGCGCTCACGTGGACGATCACGTGGCAGCGCGGCGTCGCCGAGCTGCAGCGCAATGCCGCGGTACGCGTCGAGCGCACCACCAACGCGCTCAAGAGCACGCTCGACCGCTACGAATCGCTGCCTTATCTGCTCGGCAGCCATCCGTACGTGCAGGATCTGCTTGCCGAGCCGAAGCGCGGCGACTACACCGCCCGCGTCAACCGCTATCTCGAAGACCTCAACGAACACGCGCACGCGACCGTCACCTACGTGATCGGCGCGGACGGCCTGTGCGTCGCCGCCAGCAACTGGCGCGCACCCGACAGCTTCGTCGGGATCGAATACCGTTTCCGCCCGTATTTCCTCGATGCGATGAACGGCCGGGTCGGCCGCTTCTTCGGGATCGGCACGATCTCGCGCGATCCCGGCTACTACATCTCGCAGCCCGTGTGGCGCGACGGCAAGATCGCGGGCGTCGTCGTCGTGAAGCTCAATCTCGAATGGTTCCAGGGCGCCGACGCGTCCGAGCCGCTCGTCGTCGTGGACGATCACGGCGTCGTGTTCCTGTCGTCCGTGCCCGCGTGGAAGTACCACACGCTGCGCCCGCTCACGGGGCCCGTCGCCGCGTCGATCTACGAAACGCGCCAGTACGCGCAGCAACCGGTCACGCCGCTGCCGCTGCGTGTCGAGCAGACGCTTGGCGCCGATGCGGAGATCGTGCGCCTCGGTGCCGGCCGGCGCGCGCCGCGCTTTCTCGCCAGCAAGCGCCGGATCGGCGAGCCCGACTGGCTGCTCGTCACGCTCGCGCCGATCGCGCCGATCGATGCCGATGCGCGCAACGCCACGATCGTCACCGGCTTCGGCTTCGTGTCGGTCGCGCTGCTCGCGTTCTACTGGCGGATGCGCCGCGCCCGCGTGCGCGAGATGATCCGCGGCCGCGCGCTGCTGCAGCAGGCGTACGCGGAACTGAACCGGCGCGTCGAGGAGCGCACGGCCGACCTGTCTGAAGCGAACGAGCGATTGCAGAAGGAAGTCGGCGACCGGATCCGCGCGGAGCAGGAACTGCGCGCCGCGCACGACGAACTGATCCAGGCGAGCAAGCTCGCCGCGCTCGGCCAGATGGCGGCCGGCATCACGCATGAACTGAACCAGCCGCTCGCGGCGCTGCGCAGCTTCTCGGACAACACGCGCGTGCTGCTCGATCGCGGCGAGCAGGCCGCCGCGCGCGAGAATCTCGAGGCGATCGCCGCGCTCACCGAGCGGATGGGCAAGATCACCAACCAGCTGAAGCTGTTCGTCGGCCGCGCGAAGCCGCGCAACGAGCAGGCGCTCGTCGTGCGCGCGCTGCGCAGCGTGCTGTCGCTGCTCGACGAGCGCCTGCGCGGCGTCGCGCTCACGCTGACGCTGCACGACGCGACCGTCTCGCCCGCGCACGACGCGCCGCTCGATCTGGCGCGCGACTATCCCGAACTCGTCGCGCGCTGCGAGGACCTGCGCCTCGAACAGGTGCTGATCAACCTGCTCGGCAACGCGCTCGACGCGGTGGCCGGCGTCGCGGCGCCGGCCATCGAGGTCACGATCGCGGTGTCGGCCGCGACGCTCGCGGTCGAGGTGCGCGACAACGGCTGCGGCATCGCGCCCGATTTGTTGCCGCGCCTGTTCGAGCCGTTCTTCACGACCAAGGAAATGGGGCGCGGGCTCGGGCTCGGTCTCGCGATCTCGTCGTCGATCGCGAGCGACGCGGGCGGCGCGCTGACCGCACGCAACGCACCGTCGGGCGGCGCGCTGTTCGTCTTGACGCTGCGGCGCGCCCGCACGCATCATCCGGACTCCGTGTCCGAGCCGGCGGGCTCGCATTAG
- a CDS encoding accessory factor UbiK family protein: MKQPSDVFNDLQSRVSDLLKNSPAKDVERNVKAMLSQGFSKLDLVTREEFDTQAQVLARTRVRLEELEKRVAELEQKLAAPQA; this comes from the coding sequence ATGAAGCAACCCAGCGACGTTTTCAACGATCTGCAATCGCGCGTCAGCGATTTGCTGAAAAACTCGCCGGCCAAGGACGTCGAGCGCAACGTGAAGGCCATGCTGTCGCAAGGCTTCTCGAAGCTCGATCTCGTCACGCGCGAGGAATTCGATACGCAGGCACAGGTGCTCGCCCGCACCCGCGTGCGCCTCGAGGAGCTCGAAAAGCGCGTCGCGGAACTCGAGCAGAAGCTCGCCGCCCCGCAGGCCTGA
- a CDS encoding YifB family Mg chelatase-like AAA ATPase, protein MSLAVVRSRAPASGRAPDVTVEVHLANGLPSFSIVGLPDLEVRESRERVRAALQNCGFEFPVRRITVNLAPADLPKESGRFDLPIALGILAANGQIPADALAGREFAGELSLTGALRPMRGAFAMACGAARDRRAEESGAGLAGGPGMDPGAPRDSAATARPPELYLPLDSAAEAALVPGVTVFGARDLPALCAHLADAPDGRLAPVAAPCLDGLPAPAAPDLADVIGQRGARRALEVAAAGGHHMLMVGPPGAGKSMLAARLAGLLPPLTDDEALTSAALLSASRLGFSPAQWRRRPFRAPHHSSSAAALVGGRNPPQPGEITLAHLGVLFLDELPEFDRHVLEMLREPLEAGRITISRAAQQADFPAACQLIAAMNPCPCGWHGDPSGRCRCSPDAAARYLRKLSGPLLDRIDIQIDLPALSPAELATRATAPGEPSAAVAARVAQARALQLERQGKTNHMLSGRETDDLCRPTDEGERLLREAGERFGWSARAYFRVLKVARTIADLAGDPLPTAAQIAEAIRYRRALTAP, encoded by the coding sequence ATGTCGCTCGCCGTGGTGCGCAGTCGCGCGCCCGCCTCCGGCCGCGCGCCGGACGTCACCGTCGAAGTCCATCTCGCCAACGGGTTGCCGTCGTTCTCGATCGTCGGGCTGCCCGATCTCGAAGTCCGCGAAAGCCGCGAGCGCGTGCGCGCCGCGCTGCAGAACTGCGGGTTCGAATTCCCGGTGCGCCGCATCACCGTCAATCTCGCGCCGGCCGACCTGCCGAAGGAGTCGGGCCGCTTCGACCTGCCGATCGCGCTCGGCATTCTCGCCGCGAACGGCCAGATCCCGGCCGACGCGCTGGCCGGCCGCGAATTCGCGGGCGAGCTGTCGCTGACGGGCGCGCTGCGGCCGATGCGCGGCGCGTTCGCGATGGCGTGCGGCGCCGCGCGGGACCGGCGTGCGGAGGAATCCGGCGCGGGCCTGGCCGGCGGCCCGGGCATGGATCCCGGCGCCCCGCGCGATTCGGCCGCGACAGCGCGTCCGCCCGAGCTGTACCTGCCGCTCGACAGCGCTGCCGAGGCCGCACTCGTGCCGGGCGTGACCGTATTCGGTGCGCGCGACCTGCCTGCGCTGTGCGCGCACCTCGCCGATGCGCCGGACGGGCGGCTCGCGCCGGTCGCCGCGCCCTGTCTCGACGGCCTGCCGGCACCCGCCGCGCCCGATCTCGCGGACGTCATCGGCCAGCGCGGCGCGCGACGCGCGCTGGAAGTCGCCGCCGCGGGCGGCCATCACATGCTGATGGTCGGCCCGCCAGGGGCCGGCAAGTCGATGCTGGCGGCACGGCTGGCCGGCCTGCTGCCGCCGCTGACCGACGACGAGGCGCTGACCTCGGCCGCGCTGCTGTCCGCGAGCCGGCTCGGCTTCTCGCCCGCGCAGTGGCGCCGCCGGCCGTTTCGCGCGCCGCATCACTCGTCGAGCGCCGCCGCGCTGGTCGGCGGCCGCAATCCGCCGCAGCCGGGCGAAATCACGCTCGCGCACCTCGGCGTGCTGTTTCTCGACGAACTGCCGGAATTCGACCGGCACGTGCTGGAAATGCTGCGCGAGCCGCTCGAAGCCGGCCGCATCACGATCTCGCGCGCGGCCCAGCAGGCCGACTTCCCCGCCGCGTGCCAGCTGATCGCCGCGATGAACCCGTGCCCGTGCGGCTGGCACGGCGATCCGTCCGGGCGCTGCCGCTGCTCGCCGGACGCGGCCGCCCGCTATCTGCGCAAGCTGTCGGGGCCGCTGCTCGACCGCATCGACATCCAGATCGACCTGCCCGCGCTGTCGCCGGCCGAACTCGCGACCCGCGCGACGGCGCCCGGCGAGCCGAGCGCGGCGGTGGCGGCCCGGGTCGCGCAGGCGCGTGCGCTGCAGCTCGAGCGACAGGGGAAGACGAATCACATGCTGAGCGGCCGCGAAACCGACGACCTGTGCCGACCGACCGACGAAGGCGAGCGGCTGCTGCGCGAGGCCGGCGAGCGCTTCGGCTGGTCGGCGCGCGCGTATTTCCGCGTGCTGAAAGTCGCGCGGACGATCGCCGATCTGGCCGGCGACCCGCTGCCGACGGCCGCGCAGATCGCCGAGGCGATCCGCTACCGGCGCGCGTTGACGGCGCCGTGA
- a CDS encoding cation acetate symporter has translation MRFVSRALVALAVLVSSAARATGVAGPMPDKVELNPVAIGMFFAFVFATLALTRWAARRTRSTRDFYTAGGGITGLQNGLAIAGDYMSAASFLGLSGMVFMFGFDGLIYSIGFLVGWPFVMFLIAEPLRNLGKFTFVDVVAYRFAQRPIRLLTSANALTIVVLYLVVQMVGAGKLIQLLFGLSYGTAELIVGVLMVVYVFFGGMTATTWVQVIKAVLLLCGATLLALLALGEFGFDIDAMFRRAVAVHPGALSIMGPGKLIRDPANALSLGIALMFGTAGFPHILMRFFTVPNAKEARKSVLYATGFIGYFYLLTFVIGFSAIVLLAQHPEFFRLGANGTFNLTHDLLGGSNMVAVKLAQAVGGNWFYGFIAAVTFATILAVVAGLTLAGATTISHDLYAQMWARGKPDERLEMRISRAATIALSAVAIALSILFEHVNVAFMVGLVAAVAASANFPVLAMSIFWRGMTTRGAVLGGGLGLVSAVVLTVLSKSVWVDVLHHAHAPVFLDNPALVSVPLAFVGIVVGSLADRGERARRERDAFARQEFYAQTGVLASRAVQH, from the coding sequence ATGCGATTCGTTTCGCGCGCGCTCGTCGCGCTGGCCGTTCTCGTTTCCTCCGCCGCCCGTGCGACCGGCGTCGCCGGGCCGATGCCCGACAAGGTCGAGCTGAACCCGGTCGCGATCGGGATGTTCTTCGCGTTCGTGTTCGCGACGCTCGCGCTCACGCGCTGGGCCGCGCGCCGCACGCGCTCGACACGCGACTTCTACACGGCCGGCGGCGGCATCACCGGGCTGCAGAACGGGCTCGCGATCGCGGGCGATTACATGTCGGCCGCGTCGTTCCTCGGGCTGTCGGGCATGGTGTTCATGTTCGGCTTCGACGGGCTGATCTATTCGATCGGCTTCCTGGTGGGCTGGCCGTTCGTGATGTTCCTGATCGCCGAACCGTTGCGCAACCTCGGCAAGTTCACGTTCGTCGACGTCGTCGCGTACCGCTTCGCGCAGCGGCCGATCCGGCTGCTGACGTCCGCGAACGCGCTGACGATCGTCGTGCTGTATCTCGTCGTGCAGATGGTCGGTGCGGGCAAGCTGATCCAGCTGCTGTTCGGGCTGTCGTACGGCACGGCCGAGCTGATCGTCGGCGTGTTGATGGTGGTCTACGTATTCTTCGGCGGGATGACCGCGACCACCTGGGTGCAGGTGATCAAGGCCGTGCTGCTGCTCTGCGGCGCGACGCTGCTCGCGTTGCTGGCGCTCGGCGAATTCGGCTTCGACATCGACGCGATGTTCCGCCGTGCGGTGGCCGTGCATCCGGGCGCGCTGTCGATCATGGGGCCGGGCAAGCTGATCCGCGATCCGGCCAATGCGCTGTCGCTCGGCATCGCGCTGATGTTCGGCACGGCCGGCTTCCCGCACATCCTGATGCGCTTCTTCACGGTGCCGAACGCGAAGGAGGCGCGCAAGTCGGTGCTCTACGCGACGGGCTTCATCGGCTATTTCTACCTGCTGACCTTCGTGATCGGCTTCTCGGCGATCGTGCTGCTCGCGCAGCATCCGGAATTCTTCCGGCTCGGCGCGAACGGCACGTTCAACCTGACGCACGACCTGCTCGGCGGCTCCAACATGGTCGCGGTGAAGCTCGCGCAGGCGGTCGGCGGCAACTGGTTCTACGGGTTCATCGCGGCCGTCACGTTCGCGACGATCCTCGCGGTGGTCGCCGGCCTCACGCTCGCGGGCGCGACGACGATCTCGCACGACCTGTACGCGCAGATGTGGGCGCGCGGCAAGCCCGACGAGCGGCTGGAAATGCGCATCTCGCGCGCGGCGACGATCGCGCTGTCGGCCGTCGCGATCGCGCTGTCGATCCTGTTCGAGCACGTGAACGTCGCGTTCATGGTCGGGCTCGTCGCGGCGGTGGCCGCGAGCGCGAATTTCCCGGTGCTCGCGATGTCGATCTTCTGGCGCGGGATGACGACGCGCGGCGCGGTGCTCGGCGGCGGCCTCGGCCTCGTGTCGGCGGTCGTGCTGACGGTGCTGTCGAAGTCGGTGTGGGTCGACGTGCTGCATCATGCGCACGCGCCGGTGTTCCTCGACAACCCAGCGCTCGTGTCGGTGCCGCTCGCGTTCGTCGGGATCGTCGTCGGCTCGCTCGCGGATCGCGGCGAGCGCGCGCGCCGCGAGCGCGACGCGTTCGCGCGGCAGGAGTTCTACGCGCAGACGGGCGTGCTCGCGAGCCGGGCCGTGCAGCACTGA
- a CDS encoding DUF485 domain-containing protein produces MELSVIESVTARPDYQQLVRARRRFSFMLTALMIATYYGFILLVALAPHVLAAPLYRGATTTVGIAAGVAIILVAIGLTACYVLRANRAFDRRVDAILQRS; encoded by the coding sequence ATGGAGCTTTCCGTCATCGAATCGGTCACGGCGCGCCCTGACTACCAGCAGCTCGTGCGGGCACGGCGCCGCTTCAGCTTCATGCTGACGGCGCTGATGATCGCCACGTACTACGGCTTCATCCTGCTCGTCGCGCTCGCGCCGCACGTGCTCGCCGCGCCGCTGTACCGCGGCGCGACGACGACGGTCGGGATCGCCGCGGGCGTCGCGATCATCCTCGTCGCGATCGGCCTGACCGCGTGCTACGTGCTGCGCGCGAACCGTGCGTTCGACCGCCGCGTCGACGCGATCCTGCAGCGTTCGTAA
- a CDS encoding CaiB/BaiF CoA transferase family protein yields MTNDTRALPLAGVKVLDFSRVLAGPWCAMVLADFGAEVIKVEHPARGDDTRDWGLRIGDTETTYFNSVNRSKRSICVDLQTEAGQRLARELAARADVVIHNFKFGGAEKLGLGYDALAELNPRLVHCAISGYDRSGAEAARPGYDLVVQGEAGLMALNGEAGQPPLKFGVAAVDLFTGMYSAQAILAALYERHATGRGRRIEMALFDCGLMITAYYGLDALLMGEDPPRYGNAHPSIVPYGVFDAADGPLVITVGNNTQFARFCDAIERPDLAADERYRTNLGRSENRADLLPEIRRELARRSRATLLAALAAAGIPCGEVLGLHEALTSERATRAGLVTRQPHPVAGGVDVLAPPYRFDGARLPVRGAPPVLGADTDAVLGGWLGMSADEVARLRADRVV; encoded by the coding sequence ATGACGAACGACACGCGCGCGCTGCCGCTGGCCGGCGTGAAGGTGCTCGATTTCTCGCGTGTGCTCGCGGGCCCGTGGTGCGCGATGGTGCTCGCCGATTTCGGCGCGGAAGTGATCAAGGTCGAGCATCCGGCGCGCGGCGACGATACGCGCGACTGGGGGCTGCGGATCGGCGACACCGAGACCACGTATTTCAACAGCGTGAACCGCAGCAAGCGCTCGATCTGCGTCGACCTGCAGACGGAAGCCGGCCAGCGCCTCGCGCGCGAGCTGGCCGCACGGGCCGACGTGGTGATCCACAACTTCAAGTTCGGCGGCGCGGAGAAGCTCGGGCTCGGCTACGACGCGCTGGCCGAGCTGAATCCGCGCCTCGTGCACTGCGCGATCTCGGGCTACGACCGCTCGGGCGCGGAGGCCGCGCGGCCCGGCTACGACCTCGTCGTCCAGGGCGAGGCCGGGCTGATGGCGCTGAACGGCGAGGCCGGCCAGCCGCCGCTGAAGTTCGGCGTCGCGGCGGTCGACCTGTTCACCGGCATGTATTCGGCGCAGGCGATCCTCGCCGCGCTTTACGAGCGCCATGCGACGGGGCGCGGTCGCCGCATCGAGATGGCGCTGTTCGACTGCGGGCTGATGATCACCGCGTACTACGGGCTCGACGCGCTGCTGATGGGCGAGGACCCGCCGCGCTACGGCAACGCGCATCCGTCGATCGTGCCGTACGGCGTGTTCGATGCGGCCGACGGCCCGCTCGTGATCACGGTCGGCAACAACACGCAGTTCGCGCGCTTTTGCGACGCGATCGAGCGGCCCGATCTCGCGGCCGACGAACGCTACAGGACCAACCTCGGCCGTTCGGAGAATCGCGCCGACCTGCTGCCCGAGATTCGCCGCGAACTCGCGCGCCGCTCGCGTGCGACGCTGCTGGCGGCGCTCGCCGCCGCGGGCATTCCGTGCGGCGAAGTGCTCGGGCTGCACGAAGCATTGACGTCGGAACGCGCCACCCGCGCCGGGCTCGTCACGCGGCAGCCGCATCCGGTCGCGGGCGGCGTCGACGTGCTCGCGCCGCCGTACCGTTTCGACGGCGCGCGGCTGCCGGTGCGCGGTGCGCCACCGGTGCTCGGCGCGGATACGGACGCGGTGCTCGGCGGCTGGCTCGGGATGTCGGCCGACGAGGTGGCGCGGCTGCGTGCGGATCGCGTCGTGTAA
- a CDS encoding dicarboxylate/amino acid:cation symporter: MKKKPFYKVLYVQVIFAIIVGVILGHYYPALATDMKPLGDGFIKLIKMVIGPIIFCTVVTGIAGMEDMKKVGRVGGKALLYFEIVSTFALVLGLAATHLLRPGVGFNIDPATLNGKEVASYAAKAHGQSTVDFLMHIIPNTMVDAFAQGEILQILLIALLFGSVLAHLGERGKVVTDFIDGLTRVLFGIVHIVTKLAPIGAFGAMAFTIGKYGVGSLVPLLKLIGTFYLTSVVFVLVVLGAIARFTGFSIIRFVSYIKEELLIVLGTSSSEAALPQLMEKLEKAGCSRSVVGLVVPTGYSFNLDGTNIYMTMAVLFIAQATNIELTWMQQLTLLAVAMLTSKGASGVTGAGFITLAATLAVVPTIPLSGMVLILGIDRFMSECRALTNIVGNGVATVVVSAWEKELDRNKLRQALKGGAEVAPTETAGV, translated from the coding sequence GTGAAGAAGAAACCCTTCTACAAAGTGCTCTATGTGCAGGTGATCTTCGCCATCATCGTCGGCGTGATCCTCGGCCACTACTACCCGGCGCTCGCCACCGACATGAAGCCGCTCGGCGACGGGTTCATCAAGCTGATCAAGATGGTGATCGGCCCGATCATCTTCTGTACGGTCGTCACCGGCATCGCCGGCATGGAGGACATGAAGAAGGTCGGCCGCGTCGGCGGCAAGGCGCTGCTGTACTTCGAGATCGTGTCGACCTTCGCGCTGGTGCTCGGCCTCGCGGCCACGCACCTGCTGCGTCCGGGCGTCGGCTTCAACATCGATCCGGCGACGCTGAACGGCAAGGAAGTCGCGTCGTACGCGGCGAAGGCGCACGGGCAGTCGACCGTCGACTTCCTGATGCACATCATCCCGAACACGATGGTCGACGCGTTCGCGCAGGGCGAAATCCTGCAGATCCTGCTGATCGCGCTGCTGTTCGGCAGCGTGCTCGCGCACCTCGGCGAGCGCGGCAAGGTCGTGACCGACTTCATCGACGGCCTGACGCGCGTGCTGTTCGGCATCGTGCACATCGTCACGAAGCTGGCCCCGATCGGCGCGTTCGGCGCGATGGCGTTCACGATCGGCAAGTACGGCGTCGGCTCGCTGGTGCCGCTGCTCAAGCTGATCGGCACGTTCTACCTGACGTCGGTCGTGTTCGTGCTCGTCGTGCTCGGCGCGATCGCGCGCTTCACCGGCTTCTCGATCATCCGCTTCGTGTCGTACATCAAGGAAGAGCTGCTGATCGTGCTCGGCACGAGCTCGTCGGAAGCCGCGCTGCCGCAGTTGATGGAAAAGCTCGAGAAGGCGGGCTGCTCGCGTTCGGTCGTCGGCCTCGTCGTGCCGACCGGCTATTCGTTCAACCTCGACGGCACCAACATCTACATGACGATGGCCGTGCTGTTCATCGCGCAGGCGACCAACATCGAGCTGACGTGGATGCAGCAGCTCACGCTGCTGGCCGTCGCGATGCTGACGTCGAAGGGCGCGAGCGGCGTGACCGGTGCGGGCTTCATCACGCTCGCCGCGACGCTGGCCGTCGTGCCGACGATCCCGCTGTCGGGCATGGTGCTGATCCTCGGCATCGACCGCTTCATGAGCGAATGCCGCGCGCTGACGAACATCGTCGGCAACGGCGTGGCAACCGTCGTCGTGTCGGCGTGGGAGAAGGAGCTCGACCGCAACAAGCTGCGCCAGGCGCTGAAGGGCGGCGCCGAAGTCGCGCCGACCGAGACGGCCGGCGTCTGA